Genomic window (Prosthecochloris aestuarii DSM 271):
GGCGAATATCTTGGAGGGACCGTTCAGGTTGTGCCTCATGTGATCGACGAGATCAAGGAGCGCATGGGCGAATTGGCTAAAAACAGCAATCTCGACATCCTCATTACCGAGATCGGCGGAACCATTGGCGATATCGAGTCTCTTCCATTTCTCGAGGCCATGCGTCAGTTGAAGCTCGATTTCGGGCCGAAAAACATGCTCAATATCCATCTCACGCTGGTACCCTACATCAAGGCAGCGTGTGAACTGAAGACCAAGCCAACACAGCACAGTGTCAAAATGCTGCTCGAAACAGGTATTCAGCCGGATATTCTGGTTTGCCGCAGTGAAAAACCGCTTTCGCGGGAGATCAAGAACAAGGTGGGCCATTTCTGTAATCTTCATGAACTCGATGTCATTGGTTTAAGCGACTGCGATACCATTTACGGGGTTCCGCTGATGTTGCTCAATGAGAAGCTCGATATCCGCGTTCTCAAGAAGCTTGGTCTCAAAAAGTACAAGGAGCCGGACCTCGCATACTGGAAAGAGTTCTGCAACAAGGTGCAGCATCCGACAGACGGGGAGGTGACCATTGCCATCTGTGGAAAGTATACCGAGTATCCAGATGCGTACAAGTCCATTCTCGAGTCTTTGGTGCATGCTGGCGCAGACAATAATGTCAGGGTCCATGTTCGCCTCATTCGTGCCGAAGATGCCGAAGAGAACGGTTCCGATGTCAAAACGGCCCTGGAAGGTGTTCATGGGGTACTTGTCGCTCCGGGCTTTGGTGATCGCGGTATAGAGGGAAAGATCCGGTTCGTTCAATACGCAAGGGAGAACAATATTCCATTCCTTGGGATTTGTCTGGGTATGCAGTGTGCATCGATCGAGTTTGCAAGAAATGTGTGCGGCCTTTCGGAAGCCAACTCTACCGAGTTCAGCAAGCGCTGCCGTCAGCCGGTCATCGATCTGATGGAGCACCAGAAGAAGGTGAAAGAAAAAGGCGGGACTATGCGTCTTGGAAGTTACCCCTGTATCCTGAAAGAGGGAACAAAAGCGCATCAGGCATATGACAAATTTCTGATCAACGAGCGTCACCGGCACCGTTATGAGTTCAATAACGAATATCGACGGCTTTTTGAGGATAACGGTATGGTTTTCTCCGGTACCTCTCCTAACGGCGAGCTGGTAGAGATTGTCGAGATTAGTAATCATCGCTGGTTTGTAGCGGTACAGTTCCATCCGGAATACAAGTCCAGGGTTCATTGCGTTCACCCTCTCTTCAGTGGTTTTGTCGCAGCGGCAAAAGAGTTTGCCCACGGCGCCCGTCAGCTCTCGTTTGAGCCAGAAGCTCCATCATTTCAGGTGATGCCCGGAGCGGAGAATTAGGAACTGAACGAAAGATGTGCAGTGTTGCTGCACAGTTGAAATGAGCGCCCCTCTTCAGGGGCGTTTTTTCGTTGTATAAGGGAGTAAAAAAGGTGTGTAGTCGGGGTTAATGCGGTTGTAAATCGTGAAAAAAGGGAGAATGAGGGTGTTTTCCATGCTTTTTGTCAAGAAAGTGAGAGAAAGAGTTTGGAGAAGAGGGTGGAGGTGATTACATTAGGAGCCCGCATGAGAGAAGGCGGGAAAATGGCTGAAAAGGCCACCTGTTTTTTGAAGGTATTGCGTGTTGAGGGAACAGTTTTCCCCCAAGGGTCGTTAAAGAGCACCGCTGTCCGAAAGGAAAAAAAATCCGGGTTTTTGAGAAAAGATTTGGATGTGAGAGTGAGGTTTCCTACATTAGGAGCCCGCTTGAAATGGCGGCCGACTGAAAAGGTCGGATGTTTTTTGACGGTACTGACAAGGGAAAATCAACAGATTTTGATGACGATGAGTCGCGAAAGAAAAGTTGAAAAAGTGTTTGGAAAGTTGAATGTGAATGAGTAAGTTTGTTTCCCTTGATTCGATACCAGATCGAACGAGATCGTTCTTTGAATTTGTTGCTAAATGAACGCCAAAGTCAATTGCTTTGTAGTTAGTATGACTAGAAAGTACAAAAGTAGATAGTCAGGTCAGACCAAGTTTTTACAACGGAGAGTTTGATCCTGGCTCAGGACGAACGCTGGCGGCGTGCCTAACACATGCAAGTCAAAGGAAAGTGACTTCGGTTACAAGTACTTGGCGCAAGGGTGAGTAAGGTATAGGTAATTTGCCTACAGGACCGGGATAACCCCGAGAAATCGGGGACAATACCGGATGATGCAGCGGAACCGCATGGTTATGTTGTTAAATCAGGAATGGCCTGTAGATAAGCCTATATTCCATCAGGTAGTTGGCAGGGTAACAGCCTACCAAGCCTACGACGGATAGCTGGTCTGAGAGGATGATCAGCCACATTGGAACTGAGACACGGTCCAGACTCCTACGGGAGGCAGCAGTGAGGAATATTGCGCAATGGGCGAAAGCCTGACGCAGCAACGCCGCGTGGATGATGAAGTTCTTCGGAATGTAAAGTCCTTTTGTAGAGGAAGAATAGCCTGCTTTGCGGGTGTGACGGTACTCTACGAATAAGCCACGGCTAACTCTGTGCCAGCAGCCGCGGTGATACAGGGGTGGCAAGCGTTGTCCGGATTTACTGGGTGTAAAGGGTGCGCAGGCGGAATAGTAAGTCGGGGGTTAAATCCATGTGCTCAACACATGCACGGCTTCCGATACTGCTAATCTAGAGTGTCGAAGAGGAAGGTGGAATTTCCGGTGTAACGGTGGAATGTGTAGATATCGGAAAGAACACCAGTGGCGAAGGCAGCCTTCTGGTCGACAACTGACGCTCAGGCACGAAAGCGTGGGGAGCAAACAGGATTAGATACCCTGGTAGTCCACGCCGTAAACGATGAATACTAGATGTTGGTCATTCGTGATCAGTGTCGCAGCTAACGCGTTAAGTATTCCACCTGGGAAGTACGCTCGCAAGAGTGAAACTCAAAGGAATTGACGGGGGCCCGCACAAGCGGTGGATCATGTGGTTTAATTCGATGCAACGCGAAGAACCTTACCTAGGCTTGACATGCTGACTAAAGCTCCTGAAAGGGAGTGTCCTTCGGGGAGTCAGCACAGGTGCTGCATGGCTGTCGTCAGCTCGTGTCGTGAGATGTTGGGTTAAGTCCCGCAACGAGCGCAACCCCTACAATTAGTTGCTAGCAGGTAAAGCTGAGGACTCTAATTGAACTGCCTACGCAAGTAGTGAGGAAGGAGGGGATGACGTCAAGTCCTCATGGCCCTTACGCCTAGGGCCACACACGTGATACAATGGCGACTACAGAGGGCAAAGCCGCGAGGTGGAGATAATCCCTTAAAAGTCGTCCTAGTCCGGATCGGAGTCTGCAACTCGACTCCGTGAAGCTGGAATCGCTAGTAATCGCAGATCAGCATGCTGCGGTGAATGTGTTCCCGGGCCTTGTACACACCGCCCGTCAAGTCATGGAAGTCAGGAGTACCCGAAGACGCGTATGCGTTTAAGGTAAGACTGGTAACTGGGACTAAGTCGTAACAAGGTAGCCGTACCGGAAGGTGCGGCTGGATCACCTCCTTTTAATGGAGATTGACTGTCAGCAATGAGAGGACAAACTCAAAAAGTATTTGATCTGACTATCGGACTTTGGTGTTCATGAAGCGACATTTTTTATTTGTTGCTTACTACAACGACAGTTTTGTGGTGGTGGATTAGTAAATCTGATTCGCTGGCCCGCTCTGAGCCTGGGCCTGTAGCTCAGTTGGTTAGAGCGCACGCCTGATAAGCGTGAGGTCAGTGGTTCAAATCCACTCAGGCCCACTAACAGTTGAGGTTTTATCCGAAGGGTTGACTGAAATTGTTTTTGGGGCTTTAGCTCAGTTGGTAGAGCATCTGCTTTGCAAGCAGAGGGTCAACGGTTCGAGTCCGTTAAGCTCCACACACGACGTAGTAAACGTGTTTCGCATCGAAAGATGCATGTTATTTGACATTACTGATTGAAAAGCAAAAGCATTTTAACGTTATAAGTCACTTTGTGAACTTATAACCTTTCCTGTTAATGTGAGAGATACTCATCAATAATAGGTTTTTGGTTAAGTTACTAAGGGCGTACGGTGGATGCCTTGGCACAAGAAGGCGATGAAGGACGTGGCTTAACTGCGAAAAGCTGCGGGGAGACGTAAGCAGTCTAATATCCGCAGATGTCCGAATGGGGCAACCCATCCCACTTGTTGGGATATCCCGAAAGGGAGGCGAACCCGGGGAAGTGAAACATCTCAGTACCCGGAGGAGAAGAAAACAAAAGTGATTTCCTGAGTAGCGGCGAGCGAAAGGGAAAAAGCCCAAACCGGTAATTGTTTCGGCAGTTCCGGGGTTGTAGGACTCCATCATGTGACAGCAGAGGATAGTGGAATCATCTGGAAAGATGAACCAAAGAGGGTGAAAGTCCTGTACGCGAAATCCAAAGCTGCATAGGAGGATCCTGAGTAGCACGGGATACGTGAGGTCCTGTGTGAATCTGCGAGAACCATCTCGTAAGGCTAAATACTCTCTTGTGACCGATAGTGAACAAGTACCGTGAGGGAAAGGTGAAAAGTACCCTTAAGAAGGGAGTGAAATAGTACCTGAAACCGTGCGCTTACAAAACTGTAGGAGCAATCCTGTCTTAGGGCAGGGGCGTGACTGCGTGCCTTTTGCATAATGAGCCTACGAGTTACTGGTATGTTGCAAGGTTAAGACTTTAAGAGTCGCAGCCGTAGCGAAAGCAAGTTCGAACAGAGCGAAAGTAACATGCCGTAGACGCGAAACCGGGTGATCTATCCATGGCCAGGATGAAGTACAGGTAAAACTGTATGGAGGTCCGAACCAGTGTAGGTTGAAAACTGCTTGGATGAGCTGTGGATAGGGGTGAAAGGCCAATCAAACTCGGTGATAGCTCGTACTCCCCGAAATGTCTTGAGGGACAGCCTCGGAATGAGTCTGCCGGAGGTAGAGCTACCAATTGGGCTAGGGCTGTCACAACGGTACCAAACCCAGATGAACTCCGAATGCCGGTATGATATGTCCGGGAGTGAGGGCATGAGCGATAAGGTCCATGTCCGAGAGGGAAACAACCCAGAGCTACAGCTAAGGTCCCTAAATTCAGGCTAAGTAATTCAAAGACTGTTTGTTTGCAGAGACAGCTAGGATGTTGGCTTAGAAGCAGCCACCATTTAAAGAGTGCGTAATAGCTCACTAGTCAAGCGAACATGCGTCGATAATTTGCGGGTTTTAAGTCTGATACCGAAGCTTAGCGTTCATTTATGAGCGGTAGGGGAGCATTCCAGGGGCATTGAAGGTGACAGGTAACTGTTGCTGGAGCGCCTGGAAACGAAAATGTAGGCATGAGTAGCGATAAACAAAGTGAGAAACTTTGTCACCGAAAATCTAAGGTTTCCTGAGCAATGTTAATCAACTCAGGGTTAGTCGGGTCCTAAGGTGAGGCCGAAAGGCGTAGCTGATGGAAAACAGGTTAATATTCCTGTACCGAATCATGAAGGTTATTACCTATGGGGTGACACAGAAGTGAAAGGCGAGCCACCTGACGGAAGTGGTGGTTTAAGTGCGTAGGCTGAAGTGTAGGCAAATCCGCACTTCATGAAGGCTGAAACACGAATAGGGTGCCCGTAAGGGCCACAACTCGCCCTAATCAGGCTGTCAAGAAAAACCTCTATGGGACGACATGATTTGACCGTACCGCAAACCGACACAGGTAGATGGGATGAGTATTCTAAGGTGCTCGAGTGAGACGCAGCTAAGGAACTCGGCAAATTAGCCCCGTAACTTCGGGAGAAGGGGTGCCTGCTTTTAGCAGGCCGCAGTGAAAAGAGTCGAGCGACTGTTTAGCAAAAACACATCTCTCTGCAAAGACGATTTAAGTCGAAGTATAGGGAGTGACACCTGCCCGGTGCTGGAAGGTTAAGGGGATCTGTTAGCCTGTTTTACAGGCGAAGCTTTGAACCGAAGCCCCAGTAAACGGCGGCCGTAACTATAACGGTCCTAAGGTAGCGAAATTCCTTGTCGGGTAAGTTCCGACCTGCACGAATGGTGTAACGATTTGACTACTGTCTCGGCTGCGCGCTCGGCGAAATTGTAGTGCCGGTGAAGATGCCGGCTACTCGCATCTGGACGGAAAGACCCTATGCACCTTTACTATAACCTGGCATTGGGCTTGAGCATAATTTGTGTAGAATAGGTGGGAGACTTTGAAGCGGGGGCGTCAGCCTCTGTGGAGTCGCAATGTGAAATACCACCCTGGTTGTGTTTGAGTCCTAACTTCGGGCAGTTGATCCTGTCTAAGGACAATGTCAGGCGGGTAGTTTGACTGGGGCGGTCGCCTCCTAAAAAGTAACGGAGGCTTGCAAAGGTTCCCTCAGTTCCGTCGGTAATGGAACGTAGAGCATAATGGTATAAGGGAGCTTGACTGTGAGACTGACAAGTCGAGCAGGAACGAAAGTTGGCCATAGTGATCCGGTGGTTCCGCATGGAAGGGCCATCGCTCATAGGATAAAAGGTACGCTAGGGATAACAGGCTGATCCCCGCCGAGAGTTCATATCGACGTGGGGGTTTGGCACCTCGATGTCGGCTCATCACATCCTGGGGCTGGAGAAGGTCCCAAGGGTCCGGCTGTTCGCCGGTTAAAGTGGTACGTGAGCTGGGTTCAGAACGTCGTGAGACAGTTCGGTCCCTATCCGATGCGAGCGCAGGAAATTTGAGAGGGCTTGTCTCTAGTACGAGAGGACCGAGACGAACAAACCTCTGGTGCACCAGTTGTCACGCCAGTGGCACCGCTGGGTAGCTATGTTTGGTTGAGGTAAGCGCTGAAAGCATCTAAGTGCGAAACTCGCCTCAAGATGAGATTTCCCCATTAGGCTCCTGGAAGATGACCAGGTTGATAGGCTACAGGTGTACGCACAGTAATGTGTTCAGCCGAGTAGTACTAATAAGCCAATCGACTTAACCATTTTTATTATTGCTGCGTATCGATCGCTTGGCAGGAAAGTTTATAAGTTTACACAACGACTTGTCTGCGCTGAAATGTTGGCTTTCAATCCGTAAACATCAGGTTTACGGCGATTATATCCCAGGTGTTCACCTCTTCCCATTTCGAACAGAGTCGTTAAGCCCTGGTGAGCCGATGGTACTGCGTTAGCGGGAGAGTAGGTCGTCGCCGTATTTTTACTACACCATTAAGCCCGTCTTCATCGACGGGCTTTTGGCGTTTATAGACCCTTCCTCTTCCCCTTCCTGCTCTCCCTTCTCTTTTTTCCCTTTGACTTATCACTTTTCACTCTATTTTAGTGCTTCCGTATTTTCTATAACAATCTCAAGGAGTTTTCTATGTCAATGGATCAGGCTAAAGCCTTCATCGCACGGATGAAATCGGATAAAGCATTTCACAAAAGCATTATGTCTATCGAAAACCCCGAAGACCGTTTCAAGGCAATCGTTTCTGCTGGCTACGAGACTCTTCCCGAAGAATTAGAAAAGGTTAATCTGCATTCGGTTGGAGAGCGTTCCAGTTGTAACTATGAATGTATCGTGCAGGGTGTCAATAAGCCTACCCCTCAGATAAAGGATGTCCGCACGCAAGTACAGCGCAAGTTGTAAGACCGGACTGGCAATTCGCTCTCTTGTCTTCCCGGACGACCTGACAGGCCGTCCGGGAGCAAGGTGATTCAGGAGAGCATGGTATCTGCTTCACCCTCTTTTTCTTCCGGTTGTACCATCCGGTATCCCTGTTCCATTGATGGAGCCCCTCCCTTCCCAAGGACTTCGTCGCAAATCTGTTTTGTCTGCCATGTGTCGATATAAGCGTCGAGATAGTCTGTAAGTGACTCCTTGAGCGGCGAACAGTAATCGATACCCTTTTCTCCATAGTGCTGCGCGCGCAGACGCTTCCGAACACAACCACCACCGCAGATAGGCAAGACCCGGCACGCTATGCACCCGGAGTCATTGAAGGGATCAGTGCCTATGCTGTAGTGGGCAACCAGTTCAGGGTTGGTCACGAATTCATCTTCATGGACGGACCCAATAGCCCTCTGTGCCTGCCCGACATCCTCCCAGCACTTGTACAGCTCACCGTTAGGACTGACTACATAGAAGTAATGGTTTGTGGCAACACAGGTGTTGTGCACTCCGCTGCCGGGGAAGAATCCGTTCTTAGGAATGATGCCCTCTTTCTGATATTGGTTGAGCGTAAACGCAGCCCGGTCGCTATTGTCGAAGCCGCATTGATCGCTATAGCCATGCCCTTCAAAGGTGTTGACATAACCGGGATAGACTGACAGATCTTTTCCTTTGTAGCGTTCGAGCAGTTCAGTGTGCAGCGCAGCGTACTCCTCCTGATTGGTTTTATCGACATTCACCCTGATTGCACAGCTTCCTTCCCATGAGGAGTTCATCAAGAGATCAATATTGTGGAGAATGCGCTCATAGGTTGCGCCGCCGTTTTTCAGCATTCGCCTTTTGTTGTGCGTGGCTTCGCTGCCATCGAGCGTTATCTGTATGGAGGTGATTTTCAGCGCCTTCAACCGCTCAATTTTGTCCTGATCAAGCAGATAGGCATTGGTGACCATACCAGCATTATCGTAGTCGGGATAGAGCTCGATGAACTCCTTCGTCAGCCTTTCAATGATATCGAAGGCTAACGTTGCTTCGCCACCGTACCAGCTTACGGTAAGCGTCCTGGCATCGTGATGTTGCTTGATGAATTCAGCGAGGGCAGCTATGGTTTCATCCCTCATGATCGTCTCATCGTTCTGACTGTGCTCGAAGCAGTAGGGACAGGCAAAGTTGCAGGCTAGTGTCGGACAGATCGTCAGACTCAGCGTGGCGGTACTGAAGCAGGTGGCGTTTCGTTGATAGCGCGACACCATAAGCTTGAGCTGTTCATCCTGGCGTTCAGCGAGAATCCCTTTTTTTTCGAGCAGTTCCATGAACCCGCTATCGATATCTCCAGAGGAGAGCTGCTTTGCGTCACGCAGTGAACAGGCTATGCGGTAATGCGCTTCGTCAAGCTCAAGCATAATGCCGGATAGCGCGTTGTAGAGAAACCAGCCATTCCTGGCTGACAG
Coding sequences:
- a CDS encoding CTP synthase, which codes for MARPKNVKHIFVTGGVVSSLGKGILSASLGLLLKSRGLRVAIQKYDPYINVDPGTMSPYQHGEVYVTDDGAETDLDLGHYERFLDEATSQQSNLTMGRVYKSVIDKERQGEYLGGTVQVVPHVIDEIKERMGELAKNSNLDILITEIGGTIGDIESLPFLEAMRQLKLDFGPKNMLNIHLTLVPYIKAACELKTKPTQHSVKMLLETGIQPDILVCRSEKPLSREIKNKVGHFCNLHELDVIGLSDCDTIYGVPLMLLNEKLDIRVLKKLGLKKYKEPDLAYWKEFCNKVQHPTDGEVTIAICGKYTEYPDAYKSILESLVHAGADNNVRVHVRLIRAEDAEENGSDVKTALEGVHGVLVAPGFGDRGIEGKIRFVQYARENNIPFLGICLGMQCASIEFARNVCGLSEANSTEFSKRCRQPVIDLMEHQKKVKEKGGTMRLGSYPCILKEGTKAHQAYDKFLINERHRHRYEFNNEYRRLFEDNGMVFSGTSPNGELVEIVEISNHRWFVAVQFHPEYKSRVHCVHPLFSGFVAAAKEFAHGARQLSFEPEAPSFQVMPGAEN
- a CDS encoding Nif11-like leader peptide family natural product precursor is translated as MSMDQAKAFIARMKSDKAFHKSIMSIENPEDRFKAIVSAGYETLPEELEKVNLHSVGERSSCNYECIVQGVNKPTPQIKDVRTQVQRKL
- a CDS encoding radical SAM/SPASM domain-containing protein, coding for MKPWSRYNTLFLSARNGWFLYNALSGIMLELDEAHYRIACSLRDAKQLSSGDIDSGFMELLEKKGILAERQDEQLKLMVSRYQRNATCFSTATLSLTICPTLACNFACPYCFEHSQNDETIMRDETIAALAEFIKQHHDARTLTVSWYGGEATLAFDIIERLTKEFIELYPDYDNAGMVTNAYLLDQDKIERLKALKITSIQITLDGSEATHNKRRMLKNGGATYERILHNIDLLMNSSWEGSCAIRVNVDKTNQEEYAALHTELLERYKGKDLSVYPGYVNTFEGHGYSDQCGFDNSDRAAFTLNQYQKEGIIPKNGFFPGSGVHNTCVATNHYFYVVSPNGELYKCWEDVGQAQRAIGSVHEDEFVTNPELVAHYSIGTDPFNDSGCIACRVLPICGGGCVRKRLRAQHYGEKGIDYCSPLKESLTDYLDAYIDTWQTKQICDEVLGKGGAPSMEQGYRMVQPEEKEGEADTMLS